TCACCCGTCCGCCACTATCCCACCGAAATGGGATCGTTCGACTTGCATGCTTAAGGCACGCCGCCAGCGTTCATCCTGAGCCAGGATCAAACTCTCAAAAAAAATTTCCTACCACAATAAATATTGTTAAAGGTTTACTATTCAATTTTCAAAGGACTCCTAAAAACTTAAAATCCCGGACCAAGCCGGGATTAATGCTTTATTGCGGGCAAACGCCCGACCTGGTCATTAAACTATGTCATTTCTTGGTTGATGATAACAAAATAGTTCTTAACTGTCAATCCCTATTCAAGCTAATTATTCCGCCTCCAAATACTTCCTCGCCTTGATAAAAAACCGCTGCTTGACCAGGAGCGACGCCTCGTTCTGATTCATCCAAAACAACTTTTACTTCTTTCTTTCCTCTAATCCTTGCTTTCAGAAGATCACCCTGATGACGAATTCTTACCTGACACTTTATTTCTTTTTTAGGCGGATTTCCAGAAAGCCAATTAACGTCTTTAACTAAAAATTCTTTCTTTTCTACTTCTTTGCCAAAACCGACGACTAACTGATTCTTTTTAACTTTCTTATCAACTACATAAAGAGGTCCTAGGACTTTTTTGTCAGTAATCTTAAAACCGTGCCTTTGGCCCACCGTATACAAAGGCAATCCTAAATGTTTACCAATCACTTGACCTTTAAGATTAACCACTTCACCAGGAATGATTTTTTCTTTAATTTGCCGTTTTAAAAAAGGTCGATAATCATCTTCTGGGAAAAAACAAATTTCTTGAGATTCAGGTCTTTCGGCCACTGGTAACTGCCATTTTTTAGCCATTTTAATTACTTCTTTTTTTTGATAATCACCAACAGGAAAAAATATCTTGGCTAGCTTTTTTTGATTAAGATTGTAAAGAAAATAAGATTGGTCTTTTTTCTTGTCTTTTCCCTTTAAAAGATGAAACTGTTTGTTTTTTACTATCCTTGCGTAATGACCGGTGGCCAAATAATCGTGGCCTAAATTTTGAGCATAAGTCATTAATTCTCCAAATTTGATAAAACGATTACAAACAACACAAGGATTTGGGGTTCGTCCTAAACCATATTCTCTTAAAAAGTAGTCAACTACTCTTTTTTTAAAAAGAGGGGCCACAAAGTCAACTTTAAAAAAAGGTATCTTTAATTGACTAGCGGTTCGTTGAGCCGATTGTAAACTGGCGGTATCGCAACACTTATTTAAAAAAGTCTGATCTTTTTCCCTTTCTGACCAAAGTTGCAGATGGAAACCCGCTACTTTGTAACCTTGTTTGACCAGTAAGACTGCGGCCACTCCGGAATCAACTCCCCCGCTCATAGCAACGGCGACTTTTTGTTTCTTCATGCCCCTCATTTTATCACGGAAGCCAAATGGAGCTTAATATAATTCTTTTTCGGGTGGAGAAATGGCTGTATCAGCGATAAATTATCTTCTTTTATAGACCCTGCTCAAAAACAGGGTAAGTTCAAATAAAACGATAAGAGGTAAAGAAAGAAGAATGTCGGCCAAAACTGAATCAATGGGAAGAAGGATAGCGAAGAAAAAAGAACCCAGATAAATCCACAGACGTTTTCGGCTTAACTCTTGGCGGCTGATGAGGTCAAAACGGACTAAGCAAAGCAAGAGAATTGGAAACTGGAAACTAATTCCCATTAGAGTGGAGATTAAAAGAAAGGTAGACAGAAGCTTACTGATATCTAACATGCTGCCGATACCTAATTGAACTGATTTGGCCTGGAAGACCTCGATCTGCCATTTCATAATTAGAGCCCCGAAAACAAATCCAATTAAAAAAAGGATGACGGAAAAAGGTAAGAATTTGATTATTCTTTTAAACTCTTTTCTCTTTAAAGCTGGTTTTAGAAAAGACAAAACCTGGATGATTAAAAGAGGAAGGGCGACTACCAATCCAGTAGCGATCCCGCAGCTGATGGCTAGATTAATGAACTGAAAAGGAGAGGTAAAAACAATGTTTATTCCTTCAAGAGGGAGAAGACTAAGTAAGAATTTAATGATTTTTTCATAAAAGATAAAACCAATAATTGTAGCAACAACAAAAACGGCGACGGTAAAAATGATTCTTTTTCTGATTTCTTTGAGGAAAGGGGAAAGTTTTTCTTTTATCTTGGCTAATTCAGAAGAATTTATAGGTTGGATATTAGTCGCAACCATGATGCCTTATTAAGCATTACCTTTGTCTTTTTTGTCGGTGCCTCCCGAGGCGTCTTTAAATTCTTTGAGTGCCTTAGCTACCCCTTCAAAGAGTTCTGGGATTTTCTTACCTCCGAAGAGGAAGACAACGATGACAGCGACAACTATTAGTTCTGTGGTCCCGATTGAGCGGAACATATCCTACACCTCCTTTTTATTTTAACCTCGCGAATAACGCAGGTTTTTAATCCTTACGTGATTCGCTTTTTTCAGTAGTCCCGGTAAGGCCGTCTTTGATTTTTTTAATTTCTCTGAAGCTTTCTCCCCCTACCCTGCCTAATTTAATGGCGAATTTACCGCCAAACAGGACCACAAGGATCAGAACAATAAGAATTACTTCTGTTGGACTGATATTTTTTAAGAAACTAAACATTTGATTAAATTTGACTATATAACTCAATATAACAAAATGCAAGAGCTAAAACAAATGGTTATTTTTTACCCATACTAGCTGCAAACCAATTAGAACCATCATAATACTCCAGACTGTTGGTTTGCAAGTTAAATCCCAAGATTCCCTGTTTGGCCTTTTTTGGTCTCTCCCCTGTTTTCCAGGAGGCAATTTTGGGCATGCCGAGCATTAAGAATAAGTCTTGACCGATATTTAGCAGGAGCGGATAACTCTTTTCCATTTTGACTTCACATCCATTGTATAGACTTTTTTCTTTTGGTGTCAAGTTTTAAGGGGGAGAAAAATTTTTGAGGGGTTAGCTGATTTTTTTCATTGGCAATTTCAGCCAAGAAGTTCCATTCCAGAACTCCAATGTTTTGCTTTCCACATTAAAGCCAAAAGTGCCCTTTTTAGCTTTCTTGGGCCGGCCAGTAGTGTTCCAAGAAGGAATGGAAACAGCCTTTAAGCCTAAATAACCCCTCTTGCTAACAACTTCCCTACCAACAATGAGGGGGTGTTTGTTAAAGATAACTGGCGCCGGAGGCGGAGTAGGAACAGGCCGAGGACTGGGCGAAGCTGAAGGTGAGGGGCTAATACTGGGTGAAGGTGTTGGTGAGGGTGAACCCGGTGTTGGTGAGGGTGATGGCGATGGGCTGGGGCTAGCAGACGTCGGTGAGGGTAGTGAGGGTGATGATGAAGGCGATGGAGATATTGAGCCACTGAGTGAGACCGACGGACTAAGACTAACGAGAATCGACGGTGAAACGCTTGGACTAATTGAGGCTGAGGGGCTGAGACTGGGTGAAACACTTGGACTAACTGATGCTGATGGACTAACGCTGGGTGAAACGCTTGGACTAACTGAAGCAGACGGACTGACCGATGGACTAGCCGAGGGGCTAAGCGATGGGCTGGCTGAAGGGCTAACACTTGGACTAACTGAAGCAGAAGGACTAACGCTGGGTGAAACACTTGGACTAACTGATGCTGATGGACTGACACTTGGACTAGCCGAGGGGCTAAGCGATGGGCTGGCTGAAGGGCTAACTGAAGGGGAAACACTGGCTGACGGAGAAACGCTAGGACTGACCGATAGACTGACCGAGGGACTCAGACTCGGTGAAACAGACGGACTCAGACTCGGAGAGACACTTGGTGAAACTGACGGACTTAAAGAGGGACTAGCCGATGGTGAAATACTGGCACTCGGACTAAGGGAGGGACTAACGCTTGGTGAAATTGAAGGAGACAAACTGGGACTCAAACTGGGAGATACCGAGGCAGATGGTGAAACACTTGGCGATATCGAAGGCGAAACCGATGGGCTTACTATCGGAGACAGACTTGGCGATACACTCGGTGAAATTGAAGGCGAGACCGAAGGGCTAGCACTCGGTGATACTGATGGACTAATACTGGGTGAAATTGAAGAAGATACTGAAGCACTTGGTGATACCGATGGACTCACACTGGGTGATACTGAGGGACTAATTGACGGACTGACTGATGGTGAAGCAGATGGGCTAACACTTGGAGAAACACTCGGTGAAACACTTGGACTGACGCTCGGCGAAACCGAAGCAGATGGTGAGACACTCGGCGATACTGAAGGAGAAAGCGATGGGCTCGCACTAGGTGAGGCCGACGGACTAATTGATGGGCTTACGCTTGGAGATGCGCTTGGTGATACTGAAGGGCTAATTGATGGTGATATCGAAGCCGAGGGAGATACTGAGGGGCTGATACTCGGAGAAACGGAAGGAGAAACTGATGGACTAACACTTGGAGAGACACTGGGGCTAATACTCGGGCTAACCGATGGCGAAACACTAGGTGAAACACTTGGGCTGATCGAAGCAGAAGGACTAATTGATGGTGAAGCTGATGGGCTAATTGATGGTGAAGCAGAGGGAGATGCCGATGGTGAAACACTTGGACTAGCGCTTGGAGAAACACTGGGCGATACAGAAGCTGAAGGAGAAACGCTCGGACTCACAGAGGGTGAAATACTGGGTGAGACTGATGGACTAGCTGATGGACTCACAGAGGGTGAAATACTGGGTGAAACTGAGGGACTAGCGCTTGGACTAATACTCGGACTGACTGAAGCGGAGGGTGAGACTGATGGGCTGACAGATAGACTGGCACTGGGTGAAACAGACGGACTTACAGACGGTGAAACACTTGCCGATGGAGAGACTGAGGGTGAGATTGATGGCGAGACAGAGGGACTGACTGAGGGAGATGCCGATGGTGAAACTGATGGACTAGCGCTTGGACTAACACTCGGACTCACAGAGGGTGAGACACTGGGTGAGACTGAAGGTGAAACACTTGCCGATGGGCTGACTGACGGACTGACTGAAGGACTCACACTAGGTGAGACTGATGGGCTGACAGATACACCGATAGAGGGTGAAACTGATGGACTTACTGAAGGCGAAACAGATGGACTGACACTGGGTGAAACTGAAGCCGATGGACTGACTGAAGGGCTGACTGAAGGTGAGACTGATGGACTAACTGACGGAGAAACAGATGGACTGGCACTGGGTGAGACTGATGGGCTGACTGACGGAGAAGCAGATGGAGAAATTGAAGGTGAGACGCTGGCACTCGGTGAAACGGATGGGCTTACCGATGGACTAACTGAAGGTGAAACTGAAGGAGAAACGCTAGGTGAAACACTCGGAGAAACAGACGGACTCACAGAGGGTGAGACACTTGCCGATGGAGAGACTGAAGGTGAAACTGATGGCGAGATAGACGGACTGACCGAGGGAGATGCCGATGGCGAAACAGATGGACTAGCGCTTGGACTAACGCTCGGACTCACAGAAGGTGAAACACTGGGTGAGACTGACGGTGAAACACTAGCTGATGGAGAGACTGAAGGTGAAACTGAAGGTGAAGCACTCGGA
The Patescibacteria group bacterium genome window above contains:
- the mnmA gene encoding tRNA 2-thiouridine(34) synthase MnmA → MKKQKVAVAMSGGVDSGVAAVLLVKQGYKVAGFHLQLWSEREKDQTFLNKCCDTASLQSAQRTASQLKIPFFKVDFVAPLFKKRVVDYFLREYGLGRTPNPCVVCNRFIKFGELMTYAQNLGHDYLATGHYARIVKNKQFHLLKGKDKKKDQSYFLYNLNQKKLAKIFFPVGDYQKKEVIKMAKKWQLPVAERPESQEICFFPEDDYRPFLKRQIKEKIIPGEVVNLKGQVIGKHLGLPLYTVGQRHGFKITDKKVLGPLYVVDKKVKKNQLVVGFGKEVEKKEFLVKDVNWLSGNPPKKEIKCQVRIRHQGDLLKARIRGKKEVKVVLDESERGVAPGQAAVFYQGEEVFGGGIISLNRD
- a CDS encoding twin-arginine translocase subunit TatC, whose protein sequence is MVATNIQPINSSELAKIKEKLSPFLKEIRKRIIFTVAVFVVATIIGFIFYEKIIKFLLSLLPLEGINIVFTSPFQFINLAISCGIATGLVVALPLLIIQVLSFLKPALKRKEFKRIIKFLPFSVILFLIGFVFGALIMKWQIEVFQAKSVQLGIGSMLDISKLLSTFLLISTLMGISFQFPILLLCLVRFDLISRQELSRKRLWIYLGSFFFAILLPIDSVLADILLSLPLIVLFELTLFLSRVYKRR
- a CDS encoding twin-arginine translocase TatA/TatE family subunit, yielding MFRSIGTTELIVVAVIVVFLFGGKKIPELFEGVAKALKEFKDASGGTDKKDKGNA
- a CDS encoding twin-arginine translocase TatA/TatE family subunit — translated: MFSFLKNISPTEVILIVLILVVLFGGKFAIKLGRVGGESFREIKKIKDGLTGTTEKSESRKD